In Methanocaldococcus sp. FS406-22, the genomic stretch CTCCACAATTGAATCCTGGAAGATATTTGGTAATTTCGTTTACTTCAACCATTTTACTCCCCTTCATACTCCATAAATCCATCTATTCTTCTTAAAATTCCTCTATGATACTTTTTACCAACCCTTGTCTCTCCAACACATAAAGTGCAAATACATAGTGGAGCGTTATGTCTCAACTCCTCATTTTCCAAATTTTTAATATCTTTGCTTTCAATGATTTCTTTCGCTATCTCAACACATCCCTGACCCGTAAGTCCATTAACTTCATAGATTCTACAATTTGGGTTCATCTCTAAAACTCTTTCTCTAAAAACCTCCCTTTCAGCTTGAGAGATGATATCTCCTTTTGTAATAACAACAATATCTGCACTCGTCAAGAACGGCCCTACTTTTCTTGGTGTGTTCGGCCCTGAAGTAGCATCAATGACACATATCCCCAAGCTATTTTTTGTGTAAGGGGCACATCTATGACAGAGACCAGCGGTTTCTATAAGCAGGATATCTCCCTTATCCTTAGCCCATTCAACCATCTCTTCAAAGTTGTATATTGCAAAGTGGTCTGGACACATATCTTTACTTAATCCAACCAAAACTGGGACTCCTAATTTTTTATACCTAATATCATCGTCAGTATATAAACAGTCGATTTTTACAACAACGGGTTTGTATCCTTCATTAATTAAGGTTTTTATTGTATGAATAAGTACAGATGTCTTTCCAGCTCCAGGAGTTCCTGCAACTATAGCCACTTTCATTCTTTCACCATTAAACTTACATCTTCATAAGTTAATCTCTCTCCTAACCTAATTTTTTCTCTTAGAGAGAGTAGCCAATTATCAACCTCATTTATTCTTCTTGCAATCTCCTTCTCTTCTTCAGTAGTCTCTATAATCTTCTGCATTCCACCATTTCTCATTACTATCCTTCTATCAGTCATTAAAGCTAAAACTGGGTCGTGGGTTATAACTAAGACGATCTTTCCATATCCAGCTAATAATTTTAAAGCTTCATGCTTCTTTATTCCAGCATTTTCAATCTCGTCTATTAAAACTATAGGAGAGTCGCTTATAACAGCCACATCAGCAACCATTAAACTTCTTGACTGTCCTCCACTTAAGATTGTTAAATTATAATCTTTTTTTATTGGCTCTCCAGTTAGTTTATTTGCTAATTTTAAGACTTCATCAACAATATTTTCTCTATAAACTCCTCTACTCTTTGCATGCATTAAAATAAACTCTTCTACAGTCATATCAGCTAAAAAATTCATGTTTTGGGATAGTTGGGCAATCCTTCTCTTTTTTGGGTCTCTTCTCATCTCTATTGGAGGGACTTCTCCATTAACTAAAATCTTTCTTTTTGATATAGTATCTCCTTGGGCTAACTGCTCTATATCGCTAATTAAGTTGGATTTTCCACTGCCTGTAGGTCCAACAACGCCAACTATCTCCCCTCTTTTTATTGTAACTTCTTTTACTGGCTCTGGGTTACCGTTCTTGTCATAACCACCAATAATTGTTATCTCCTTAATCTCCATATTCCCATCCTGAAATGTTGATTTTTCTTATAAGAAAAATTGATGCATATGTTCATATGATAAGGTTATTTACAATTACTATTAGATAAACAGTTTTATATAATTTTTGATTTTTTGCAGAATAGTTTAATCCATTAATTTATTAATCTAAATTTATAAATACAAATTGTAAAAAAAGGTAAACTGTCCTTTATCATTTAATTTAAATTTTAATAAAAAAAGTGTATCTACCCTTGGAAAACCGTGGCCTTCATTGAAGCCATAACGGCTACTCGGCACGGCCGCCGTGTGGGTAGAATGCCGAGGTGGTTTCATCCCCTGCGGAAGGTCACCACCCGGGACAATATATTAATTTATGCATAAATGATATATATTTTTTGCTATTACTTCTCAAGCCAGCCAAAGTATTTTTCTATTATATACCAAGCCCCTTGTGGAGGAATTAAGCCAATTTCTGTTATTATAGCATCTATATATTTAGCTGGTGTTACATCAAATGCAGGGTTCCTTATCTTTATGCCTTTGTATTTATCTTCAAATGTTGTTACTTCCTCTGGGCTCCTTTCTTCTATTTCAATTAACTCTCCAACTATGGTTTTTGGGTGAAACTTATATGTCTCAGCAGCTGTTAGAAAAGGCACTCTGCTCTCATTGGCAATTAAAGCAATTTGAGAAGTTCCTATTTTATTTACAAGGCAGCCGTTTGCTGTTATGGCATCAGCCCCAACAACGACAATATCTATCTCTTTTATAAAATACCTGACTGCAGAATCAACTATTAAAGTGACATCAATACCATAATCGTAGAGAGTTTTTGCCGTTATGTATCCTTGATTTCTTGGTCTTGTTTCAGTGCAGAAAACCTTGATATCTTTTCCTTCATCATAGGCAGTTTTTATAACGCTTATCGCTGCTTCAGAATTGCAGTGAGTTAAAATTGTGTCTCCATCCTTTATTCTATTAGCTCCAAACTTTCCTATATTCTCAATGGCTTTTAGTGAGGAGTTTATAAATTCGTCAGCCCTCTCTATAACTTTTTCTTTTGGATTCTCTTCATTTAATCCCTTTAATACATACTTTACAGCATTTGGTAGAGAAACAGCTGTAGGTCTTGCTGATATTAATATATTTCCTGCCTCTTTCATTTTATTTTTGAATTCTTCTTCACTTAAATTGCTGATTTTTAAAGCATATTCTTTTAATGCCTTAGCTGCAGCTCTTCCTATTCTCCCCGCCCCCCTAATCTCCATATTTTTGATTTTTTCATAGGTTTCTTTTATAATGTCCATTTCACTCATTTTAAACACCAAATTTTATTTTATATTATCTTCCTTAATAAATGTTTGTTAATTTTAAAAGATATTATATTTTTCATCAAAATAAAAATTATTGAGGTTCAATCTTCTCCAATTCCCTCATTAATTTTATTGTCTCTTTTATTATATAAACAACTTTGTAAATATGCTCTAATTCATCAATTGTTAATTTTCTTCCTTTTCTGCCTTTTAGATATTTTTCTATAACTTTATAGCCACCGATTTTAAACTCCCAAACGTTTTCATCAATTCCTAATAAAATTGTTTCTTTGTTTATTTTAACTCCTTTTTTCTTTTTATCATATTTTACACTTTCAACTTTTAGATTGTTTCCTTCAATGTCAATGTCTTGAGTTGGGATATTTTTCATTAAGTGGAGTTCAACCAACTTTTTCCCAATCTCTTTGTATTTTTCAAAGGTTTCTTTATCATATAAAGGAATTCTTGGGAAATCTATCTTTAAAAATTCTTTGTATTTCTCCCTATATTTTGGGTCGTGTAAGATTGCATAAATATAATAAAGGAAATCCTCTGGTGTTGCGTTGTATTTCTGTTTGATTAATTTTAGGACATTTTCTTTAATGTTTGGAACTTTTTGAATTTCTTTGGTTATTTTGTTTTCAATGTATTGGTAGAGTGGGAAAATATAAACTCCTTCTCTTGTAGCAGAAGATAACAAACATCTATCCGTAATTTTGTCAGTAATAAGTGTATAATTGAATTCTTTTAGATTGGATGATGATATTTGCCTAACTGATGCCAAACCAATATTTTCTCCTAAAATAAAATGTTTCATAGTGTCAAATAAAGCCCTCTGTAATAGATGATTGTCATAATACACATATCTAATGTCAAACGGTCTATAAAGAATTTTCATTATTTTTTCTTCTTTAAATTCTCCATCTCTTCTGGCTTTTTTTATCCTTTCAGACGGTTTCCATGCAGAAGTATCATTTAATTTATACTTCTCCTGTATTTTTTCAATTGAAACATTTGGATTTAAAATGTCTTTTATAATTGACTTTATTTTTTCTTTTTCAAATTGTATTAATGCATCATCCTTACCTGAAACAATACCACTTCCATAAATCTTAAAAATATCCGTTAATTTCAAAAACTTATTATATTCATCTTCCAAACTCAAATCCTTAGGAACAAAGAAATAATATGGTTCTTTTGGTTTTAACTCTTTCCATTCAACGGTTTTAATTGTATTGTTTTCTAAAAACTCATATTTATCTTCTCTCTTAGTTAAACCAGCATCATGAACAATTGAGTAATAATAAACCTTACAATCCTCTGCTTTATGTTTTCCTTCTCTCAACTTAACAAAAATCCCAATACAAACCCCTTGCTGAATATCAAAGACATTTTCATCCTTCTCTCCTCTTCTAACATTCCCATGCAAATTTAAAATATAAATCTCATCAAAAACCTCCATTAAACACTGTCTCATCCTTCTATGCACTAAACCATCCAAATAAGAATTATTTGTTATAAATCCAACGATTCCCTTTCCATTCTGTTCAATCTTCCACTGTGCAAATCTAATAAATTTAACATACTCATCCTGTAAAGCTCCCTTCTTTTTCTCCTTCTCAACTCCCAAACCTAATAAATAATCCTTCATTAACTCATGTATCCATCCCTCACTTGCTCTAACTTCATAAGGAGGATTTCCAATAACTGCAAAGATATTAACCTCTTTCTTAACTTTATCTGCCTCTTCCCTCTCTTTATCCAAAATCCTCTCAAAAAGCCCTGACTGTTTTGGACTTCTCATTAAATCCAAAGCATTTGTTAAATAGACGTTAAACCTCTCTTCCCCTCTTAAAGTTATGTGCCAGTTGTGTAAAAGCATAGATAGCTTTAAATGAGCAACCAAATAAGGAGATATTAAAATTTCAAATCCATAAATATTCTTTAACAACCTCTCTTTTAAATAAACATGGAACAAAGTATGTTTAACATTCTTATGCACTCTTTCCAAAACAGTTGCTAAAAATGTCCCTGTCCCTGTTGCTGGGTCTAAAATCCTAACATTCTCATCATGCAACCTCTTTCCAAATCTATCCTTCAAAATCTCATCAACTGAATTAACTATAAACTCAACAACTGGCAAAGGTGTGTAATAAACTCCCTTGCTCTTTCTAAGTTCTGGGTTGTAGCTTGCTAAAAAGTCCTCATAGAAGTGCAAAAACGCATCCTCTTTTCCAACAATCTTAAAGCTATCTTCTATCTTCCTAATATCAATGTTATTTAATATAGTTATTATCTCATCAACAATCCAATCTAAATAATCTGGCAAATCAGAAGCAATATGTTTAAAAATTTCATGGATAACTCTCAACGACTTAGGAATTCCTTTAAAAGCAACCTTCTCCTTTGTTAATTCTCCTTCGATATTAAACCTCGCCATAAACAAACCATAAACTATTGTTTGAGCATAGGCATCAGCAAACTCCTCTTTTTTCATATCGCTTATTAAATGCTCTTTAAACGCCTCATACAAAGCTTTAATCTCTTCATTTTCATCTAAATTCTCTAATATTGCATCTCTCAACAATCTTGCCCTCTTTGCCAAAAACTCTGCCAATTTTGTTGGCTCTTTAATCTCTGGAGTGGATAGGGATAAAAATCTCTCAATCAATCTTTCAAACTTCTCAATATTTGCCTCAATTAAATTTAAATTATCATCTAAGATAACAACATCCTCAACCTTCTCTCCATATTGATACAAAATAAACTCCTTATAGTTTGTTAAAATTAAGTTCTCTATATTCTCTTTATACCTCTCTAACTGCTCTTTATCTCTCCCCGACAATTTATGCAAATCAACATCTATGTTTTTTGTCTCAATATATCCAACAATCTTTCCTTTACCTTTTATTTTAAAGTCCGGAGCTCCAAAATCCTCTCTCCCTGACTCATGGATTACTTTAACATCACAACCATTTAAAATATTTTTTAAAAGCTCTTCCAATGGAGTTCTAAAAGAATACTCACTAAACTCTCCCTCGTTATAAATCTCTCTAACTTCTTTAGCATAATTTTTTAAAACTGCCTTCATAATATCCCAATATCTATTTTATTTGCTATAGTTTTATTCCAATTTCATTATTTATTAATTTTAATCCTTCATAGTTCATTGTAACATCTCATCAACAAAACGGCATCATATTCTAACATTGGACTTTCACATATAACAGTTCCAGAGGCATCAAAATCCTTTAAAACTTTTAAAACATCCCTATAATTAAAATTAGATTCTTTTAAAGGTAAATGCCTCCTTTCCCCTCCCTTTCCATACTCTATTCCAGACAAATGGATATGCATATCTTTTATAGCCTCTTTTCCTAAAACACCCTCAACCTTTTCAAGGATTTTATAAAAAGAGTTGTAATCATTTATAACTCCCCTACTTCTTGCATAGATATGAGAGAAATCTATACATGGCAGAATATCCAATTCAAAACAAAGTTTTAAAGTCTCATCAACATCTCCAAATTGTGTAGTTTTTCCAGTAGTTTCTGGTCTTAGCATAACATTTAAATTTAAATCCTCTAACTTATCTAAAATCCTCTGAATATTTGATTTAATTCTATTATAGGCCACTTCCTTGCTCCTTTTTAAATAATATCCCGGATGAAAAACCAAATTTCTCCCACAGTTATTTAAAACCTTTGCAGTTTTAATAATCCTCCTTATGCTGTTCTCTATCTTTATCTCCTCATTAGCATTGAGATTTATATAATGGGGAGCATGGGCAGAGAAGATAATATCTCCCCCATACTCTTTTAGCTTTTTGGCATAATCCTCCTTCATATAAACTCCTTTAACAAACTCCAACTCCATAGCTCCTAAGTTTAGCTTTCTTAAAACATCAACACCCTTAAATTCATCCTCTGCAGATATTGGAACTCCAGCAGTGCCAAATATCAACATAAGAACCACATTTTATTTATTCTTCCTTCTTTTCGTTATCAACTGATTCTGGAGGAACTCTTGCAACCGTTATATAGCCAGTATGTCCAATCATCCTTGTTGATGGCCTAACGCCTTTTTCAGAGACCTCAATCTCCCTCTCAATAATCTCATAGGTATGGATGTCCCAAAATCCTTCTTCTTTAAGCTTTTCTACAGTTTTTTTAACTTGCTCTATGTATGGGAGGTAAGTAACTATCCTCCCCCTCTTTTTATTCAAAGCCTTTTTTGCGTTCTCTACAACGTTCCAAGGGTCTGGTAAATCTAAGACAATAACATCAACATCCTTCTCATCTATCTTCTCCCTAACATCACCAATTTTTTGTATAACATTAAATAACCCATCTTCAATCTCAATTTCATCCTCATCATCAAATTCTTCATCTAAACCAATAATTTTCTGCCCTTTCCTTATAGCCCCAACTCTCAGCAGATTTTTTCGTGCAACCTTGGCAAACTCTGGTCTTATGTCGTAAGTTATAACCTTTCCAGTCTTACCAACAGCATTTGATAGATACATAGTTAAAGCTCCAGAGCCAGTCCCAGCCTCAACTACTGTCTCCCCCTCTCTAATTCCAGCCCTTGCAATAATAAATCCAATATCCTTTGGTAATAGTGTTGTTACTGTTCTCTTCATCCTCTTTAAAACATCAAATAATGTTGGTTCAACCAAATAAAATCTATGTCCTTTATGGGATTTTAGCTCAACTCCCTCCTCAACATCTTTCATATCAATAACTCCCAAATCAGTCCCAAACTTCTCAACATTCTTTTTTAATAAATACCTCTTCCCTCTCTCATCCACTAACAATTTATAGGCAAACATGGTATCACTCTATAATTAGCTTTGTTTGTTTTGATTTTTCTAATATTCTTTTACATGTTTTCCAATGAGTTCTTGCAATATCTGGAAGTTTTTTGTGTTTTTTAAAGTAGTTCTCAAGAAATTTTATAGTCTTTGGGTCTGATGGATAACCGCTCCCAATATCTCCATAAATCTTTTTGTAGTTATCTATTATTTCATCCCTCTCTGCTTTAGCTATTATTGAGGCAGCTGAAACTACCGAATATTTGGCATCTGCCTTATGTTCAGCTATAATTTTGACATTTAAATTTCTTTCTTTAATTATATTATCCAGTTTTTCTTTAAAATCATTTTCAAATTTTTTGGCATTTGTACTACACGCATCTAAGTAGATTTCAATCTTTTCATCTTTTATACCTAATTTTTCTATCAAATTTTCGGCAACCTTAGAAAATGCATTGATTTCAATTTCATTTAAGTTTATGGTGCTCATCAATTGGTTTATTTTCTCTGCCTCTAAGATGAGTTTTTCCACATATCCTAAATCTTCAAGTAACTTCTTTAAATAAGCTCTTTTATTTTTAGTTAGTTCCTTACTATCTCTAACTCCCAATTTTTTTAACTCTTCTTCTTTATCTTTTTCAATTGCAAAGGCACAAACAACCATAGGCCCTAAAACGGGCCCCCTACCTGCTTCATCAATACCTATGACTATCATGACTACACCTCATATTCAAATCTACGAGGCATTGCCGAGCGAAGCGAGGCAATGCATCTGGGGTATACCAATAGGGGGTTTCCCCCTATGGATAGGAAATAGATTTCTGCCCATAAGCTTATTGCTATATAATAATTTCTACTTAGTTTAAGCAGTAAGCATTTTATATGCTTTTTTAAAGAATTATTAAATACTACAAAAAACCTAATTGGGTGAAATAAATGATTTCAAATGATGAGATTTTAGAGATTTTTGATAAATACAACAAAGATGAGATAACAATAGCAACCTTAGGGAGCCATACATCTTTACATATTTTAAAAGGGGCGAAGTTAGAGGGCTTTTCTACTGTCTGTATAACTATGAAGGGTAGGGATGTTCCATACAAGAGGTTTAAAGTTGCTGATAAATTTATATACGTTGATAACTTCTCTGACATAAAGAATGAGGAAATTCAAGAGAAGTTGAGAGAGTTAAATGCTATTGTTGTGCCTCACGGCTCTTTTATTGCATACTGTGGTTTGGACAATGTGGAAAACAATTTTTTAGTCCCAATGTTTGGGAATAGAAGAATATTAAGATGGGAGTCTGAGAGGAGTTTAGAAGGCAAGTTGTTGAGAGAAGCAGGGTTAAGAGTTCCTAAGAAGTATGAAAGCCCAGAAGATATTGATACAACAGTAATTGTTAAATTCCCTGGAGCAAGAGGAGGAAGAGGCTATTTTATAGCATCATCAACAGAAGAGTTTTATAAAAAGGCTGAAGATTTAAAGAAGAGAGGAATATTAACCGATGAAGATATAGCTAATGCCCATATAGAGGAGTATGTTGTTGGAACTAACTTCTGTATACATTATTTCTACTCCCCACTGAAAGATGAAGTTGAGTTAATGGGAATGGATAGAAGATATGAGAGTAATATAGATGGGTTGGTTAGAATTCCAGCAAAAGACCAATTAGAGATGAATATAAACCCAAGCTATGTTATTACTGGAAACATCCCAGTTGTCATTAGAGAGAGCTTATTACCTCAAGTATTTGAGATGGGAGATAAGCTGGTTGCTAAGGCTAAAGAGTTAGTCCCTCCTGGTATGATAGGGCCTTTCTGCTTGCAAAGCTTGTGTAATGAAAACCTTGAGTTGGTTGTATTTGAAATGAGTGCAAGGATTGATGGTGGAACGAACAGCTTTATGAATGGTAGTCCTTACTCCTTCCTATACAACGGTGAGCCGTTGAGTATGGGACAGAGAATAGCAAGAGAGATAAAAATGGCTTTACAGTTAGATATGGTTGATAGGATTATTTCTTAAATATTATCTTACTGAATAGAGGTATAATTAAAAATAGCTAATTAAAAACCTTTATCTTTTTGCTTAAAAGATTTTTATTTAATTTCTAAGGGTCTGTTGGTTTAATCATTTGGAATATTTATGTTTATTGAATTATTTGGATTTTTAAAATTTAAGATTGGATAATAAGTTAAATAAAAATTCCCCAACCAATAAGTTAAATCTTCAAATTTAGAAAAATAAAAATACTTAATTTAACTAAAAGAGAAAGATTTAAATATTAGTGGGTTTATAAATAAAAATAGCCATCTACCCTTAGAAAAATATAGTGCCGAAAAGTATAAATATTAGAAAAATAATAAAAAATAGATTGTGAATGATTGCCCTGTTAAAATAAGACCGATTCGGTATGGAAACGTTCAGACAATTGCGGGTTGGAAATGAGTGCGGGTGTGGTTAAAATAAGACCGATTCGGTATGGAAACTTGCAAGAAGCAATTCCAGACAACTCTTCATTTGCATCTTTGGTTAAAATAAGACCGATTCGGTATGGAAACTGGCTATCTCTTTTAGTTCGTCTTCAGTATATGTGTTAAAATAAGACCGATTCGGTATGGAAACTGGCTATCTCTTTTAGTTCGTCTTCAGTATATGTGTTAAAATAAGACCGATTCGGTATGGAAACTGCATAGACCCATACCCAACAGTCTTTATTCGCCTTAAATGGTTAAAATAAGACCGATTCGGTATGAAAACTTTATTGTATAGTTTTTTTTAATTTACCTCTCGTCGTAGGTTAAAATAAGACCGATTCGGTATGGAAACGCAAAGTGTTTCAAAATCTTTAATACCATTTTTAATTAGTTAAAATAAGACCGATTCGGTATGGAAACTTGTATTTGAATGATTTTCTAAATCCAATGCTTGTGAGTTAAAATCAGACCGATGCGGTATAGAACTCCTGATATATTCAAAAAATGAATGGATTTATTATTTCTAAAACACATTTTATTGATTTAACTATGAAAAATAGTTTAAAAACTTTTTTCAGAATTTATTAAAAAATTATTTTAAAAGAAGATGTTGAATTAGAACTTTTTAAACATTTCTTCCACAATTCTTGCAAACGCAGGTCTTGTTATAAATATACCTATTAAAACCCCTGCTATTGTAGTTATTGCAAATCCTTTTAGCATCCCTACCCCAAGAAAGAATAATGGTATCATAGCAGCTATGGCTGTTGATGCAGAGGCAAATATTATAAAGAAAGCCCTTTTAATGCTTGCTTTTATTTTACCAGCTCCTCTTTTTAATGCCTCATCTGTCATAACAATCTGGTTATCAACTCCAGTCCCCACAGCGGCAATAATCCCAGCTATTGAAGGTAAATCCAATTTCCAATCTATTAAAGATGCAAAGCCCAATATTATGATAACTTCAGATATACAGGTGATTAAAATTGGGACGATTATTTTTGGTTGTTTGTATCTTATACTAACAATTATTCCAACAGCTATAAATGCCAATAATAAAGCGATTGCTGTCCCTCTTAAAAATTCTTTACCAAATTCTGGAGAAATTGTAGAGACATATTCAACTTTCAACTTTACAGGTAAAGCCCCTGACTTTAAAGCTGTATATATTGCCATTGCTTCCTCGATTTCTTCTTTAGTAGGAGGATAATCGCCAAGTGTAATGACTTGCTGTGGATGAGGTTTTCCATCTGCCAAATCTGGAGATAAGACAGGAGCTGAAATTAGCTTTCCATCCATATACATCTCAACTTTATGATATGCCTTACCTTTAGCAACTTCAGCAAACTTTTTAGCCCCCTCTAATGTTAATTCAAAAGGAACTCCATAAGCCCATTTATCCCCTTGTGGAATTTTTGTTGGAAGTTCAACATTCTGCACATCACTTCCAGTGTAAGCAATTATGCCATCTATCTTTGCTACAAAAACCCCCTGTTGTTCTAATATTTTTATTATTCTATCTGCATCACAGCTTTTTGGAATCTCTACAACAATCTCATCATTACCTCTTGGATAAACTGTTACCCCACTTAATCCATTATAATTTAATCTCTCAGTAATAATTTTAACTGTTGCCTCTATTTCTTTATCGTTCATCGGCTTCTCTGCTTTTAAAACAATAATTGTTCCTCCACTTAAATCGATTCCATAATCAAGTCTCTTGAATAATATTAGAAATATGGATAAAGTAACAAATATTACCAATAGCAGTATTCTTTTATCTTTCAGTAGTTTTGATATATCCATTCATCCCACCTATATTCATCTACATTGGTAAGTTTTAATAGGACTTTTGCATGAATAAATGTTTATTGCATTATTGACATCCTCTGGGTATCTCTTTAGCAAATATATATAAAACTGCAAAAGTTCTATTTAACAAACTCTTTTAAAATTTATAACATTTGTGGTGATAGTGTGGATTTTGACATAACAATAATAGGTTATATAGCTGGAAC encodes the following:
- the rnhB gene encoding ribonuclease HII gives rise to the protein MIVIGIDEAGRGPVLGPMVVCAFAIEKDKEEELKKLGVRDSKELTKNKRAYLKKLLEDLGYVEKLILEAEKINQLMSTINLNEIEINAFSKVAENLIEKLGIKDEKIEIYLDACSTNAKKFENDFKEKLDNIIKERNLNVKIIAEHKADAKYSVVSAASIIAKAERDEIIDNYKKIYGDIGSGYPSDPKTIKFLENYFKKHKKLPDIARTHWKTCKRILEKSKQTKLIIE
- a CDS encoding ribose 1,5-bisphosphate isomerase, encoding MDIIKETYEKIKNMEIRGAGRIGRAAAKALKEYALKISNLSEEEFKNKMKEAGNILISARPTAVSLPNAVKYVLKGLNEENPKEKVIERADEFINSSLKAIENIGKFGANRIKDGDTILTHCNSEAAISVIKTAYDEGKDIKVFCTETRPRNQGYITAKTLYDYGIDVTLIVDSAVRYFIKEIDIVVVGADAITANGCLVNKIGTSQIALIANESRVPFLTAAETYKFHPKTIVGELIEIEERSPEEVTTFEDKYKGIKIRNPAFDVTPAKYIDAIITEIGLIPPQGAWYIIEKYFGWLEK
- a CDS encoding formate--phosphoribosylaminoimidazolecarboxamide ligase; this translates as MISNDEILEIFDKYNKDEITIATLGSHTSLHILKGAKLEGFSTVCITMKGRDVPYKRFKVADKFIYVDNFSDIKNEEIQEKLRELNAIVVPHGSFIAYCGLDNVENNFLVPMFGNRRILRWESERSLEGKLLREAGLRVPKKYESPEDIDTTVIVKFPGARGGRGYFIASSTEEFYKKAEDLKKRGILTDEDIANAHIEEYVVGTNFCIHYFYSPLKDEVELMGMDRRYESNIDGLVRIPAKDQLEMNINPSYVITGNIPVVIRESLLPQVFEMGDKLVAKAKELVPPGMIGPFCLQSLCNENLELVVFEMSARIDGGTNSFMNGSPYSFLYNGEPLSMGQRIAREIKMALQLDMVDRIIS
- a CDS encoding deoxyribonuclease IV; amino-acid sequence: MLIFGTAGVPISAEDEFKGVDVLRKLNLGAMELEFVKGVYMKEDYAKKLKEYGGDIIFSAHAPHYINLNANEEIKIENSIRRIIKTAKVLNNCGRNLVFHPGYYLKRSKEVAYNRIKSNIQRILDKLEDLNLNVMLRPETTGKTTQFGDVDETLKLCFELDILPCIDFSHIYARSRGVINDYNSFYKILEKVEGVLGKEAIKDMHIHLSGIEYGKGGERRHLPLKESNFNYRDVLKVLKDFDASGTVICESPMLEYDAVLLMRCYNEL
- a CDS encoding preprotein translocase subunit SecD produces the protein MDISKLLKDKRILLLVIFVTLSIFLILFKRLDYGIDLSGGTIIVLKAEKPMNDKEIEATVKIITERLNYNGLSGVTVYPRGNDEIVVEIPKSCDADRIIKILEQQGVFVAKIDGIIAYTGSDVQNVELPTKIPQGDKWAYGVPFELTLEGAKKFAEVAKGKAYHKVEMYMDGKLISAPVLSPDLADGKPHPQQVITLGDYPPTKEEIEEAMAIYTALKSGALPVKLKVEYVSTISPEFGKEFLRGTAIALLLAFIAVGIIVSIRYKQPKIIVPILITCISEVIIILGFASLIDWKLDLPSIAGIIAAVGTGVDNQIVMTDEALKRGAGKIKASIKRAFFIIFASASTAIAAMIPLFFLGVGMLKGFAITTIAGVLIGIFITRPAFARIVEEMFKKF
- a CDS encoding tRNA (adenine-N1)-methyltransferase, with translation MFAYKLLVDERGKRYLLKKNVEKFGTDLGVIDMKDVEEGVELKSHKGHRFYLVEPTLFDVLKRMKRTVTTLLPKDIGFIIARAGIREGETVVEAGTGSGALTMYLSNAVGKTGKVITYDIRPEFAKVARKNLLRVGAIRKGQKIIGLDEEFDDEDEIEIEDGLFNVIQKIGDVREKIDEKDVDVIVLDLPDPWNVVENAKKALNKKRGRIVTYLPYIEQVKKTVEKLKEEGFWDIHTYEIIEREIEVSEKGVRPSTRMIGHTGYITVARVPPESVDNEKKEE
- a CDS encoding GTP-binding protein, which produces MKVAIVAGTPGAGKTSVLIHTIKTLINEGYKPVVVKIDCLYTDDDIRYKKLGVPVLVGLSKDMCPDHFAIYNFEEMVEWAKDKGDILLIETAGLCHRCAPYTKNSLGICVIDATSGPNTPRKVGPFLTSADIVVITKGDIISQAEREVFRERVLEMNPNCRIYEVNGLTGQGCVEIAKEIIESKDIKNLENEELRHNAPLCICTLCVGETRVGKKYHRGILRRIDGFMEYEGE
- a CDS encoding type ISP restriction/modification enzyme, whose protein sequence is MKAVLKNYAKEVREIYNEGEFSEYSFRTPLEELLKNILNGCDVKVIHESGREDFGAPDFKIKGKGKIVGYIETKNIDVDLHKLSGRDKEQLERYKENIENLILTNYKEFILYQYGEKVEDVVILDDNLNLIEANIEKFERLIERFLSLSTPEIKEPTKLAEFLAKRARLLRDAILENLDENEEIKALYEAFKEHLISDMKKEEFADAYAQTIVYGLFMARFNIEGELTKEKVAFKGIPKSLRVIHEIFKHIASDLPDYLDWIVDEIITILNNIDIRKIEDSFKIVGKEDAFLHFYEDFLASYNPELRKSKGVYYTPLPVVEFIVNSVDEILKDRFGKRLHDENVRILDPATGTGTFLATVLERVHKNVKHTLFHVYLKERLLKNIYGFEILISPYLVAHLKLSMLLHNWHITLRGEERFNVYLTNALDLMRSPKQSGLFERILDKEREEADKVKKEVNIFAVIGNPPYEVRASEGWIHELMKDYLLGLGVEKEKKKGALQDEYVKFIRFAQWKIEQNGKGIVGFITNNSYLDGLVHRRMRQCLMEVFDEIYILNLHGNVRRGEKDENVFDIQQGVCIGIFVKLREGKHKAEDCKVYYYSIVHDAGLTKREDKYEFLENNTIKTVEWKELKPKEPYYFFVPKDLSLEDEYNKFLKLTDIFKIYGSGIVSGKDDALIQFEKEKIKSIIKDILNPNVSIEKIQEKYKLNDTSAWKPSERIKKARRDGEFKEEKIMKILYRPFDIRYVYYDNHLLQRALFDTMKHFILGENIGLASVRQISSSNLKEFNYTLITDKITDRCLLSSATREGVYIFPLYQYIENKITKEIQKVPNIKENVLKLIKQKYNATPEDFLYYIYAILHDPKYREKYKEFLKIDFPRIPLYDKETFEKYKEIGKKLVELHLMKNIPTQDIDIEGNNLKVESVKYDKKKKGVKINKETILLGIDENVWEFKIGGYKVIEKYLKGRKGRKLTIDELEHIYKVVYIIKETIKLMRELEKIEPQ
- a CDS encoding ATP-binding cassette domain-containing protein, which produces MEIKEITIIGGYDKNGNPEPVKEVTIKRGEIVGVVGPTGSGKSNLISDIEQLAQGDTISKRKILVNGEVPPIEMRRDPKKRRIAQLSQNMNFLADMTVEEFILMHAKSRGVYRENIVDEVLKLANKLTGEPIKKDYNLTILSGGQSRSLMVADVAVISDSPIVLIDEIENAGIKKHEALKLLAGYGKIVLVITHDPVLALMTDRRIVMRNGGMQKIIETTEEEKEIARRINEVDNWLLSLREKIRLGERLTYEDVSLMVKE